One genomic window of Bos taurus isolate L1 Dominette 01449 registration number 42190680 breed Hereford chromosome Y, ARS-UCD2.0, whole genome shotgun sequence includes the following:
- the LOC132344686 gene encoding heat shock transcription factor, Y-linked-like produces MAHIPSEIQDGPPKDESTDSETSIRSLYDYTLTRDSVLRSMIEEYAFQALSEDLVIKRPCYKYSVSETDEVTNFLSLTFPQKLWNIVESDQFESIWWDERGTCIVIHEELFKKEVLERKAPFRIFETKSMKSLIRQLNLYGFSKKRQTFQRSASLPVFLEEENNISLLSKVFQHFHLLAIRKMKSCDLESAFTYVAKTEFK; encoded by the coding sequence atggcacatataccttcagaaattcaagatgggcctcctaaggatgaatcaactgattcagaaacctccattagatctttgtatgattatacacttactagggactcagttttgagatctatgattgaagaatatgcttttcaggctttgtctgaggatcttgtgataaaaaggccatgctacaaatattctgtatctgaaacagatgaggtgactaattttctttcactcacctttccacaaaaactttggaatatagttgaaagtgatcagtttgaatctatttggtgggatgagagaggcacatgtatagtgatccacgaagaactctttaagaaagaagtcttggaaagaaaggcacctttcagaatatttgaaaccaagagtatgaagagtttaattcgacagcttaacctttatggatttagtaaaaagcgacaaacttttcaaagatctgcttcactacctgtctttctggaagaagaaaacaacatctctcttttgagtaaggtattccaacattttcacttattggcaatacgtaagatgaaatcatgtgacctagaaagcgcatttacatatgtagctaaaaccgaatttaaa